One genomic window of Cottoperca gobio chromosome 10, fCotGob3.1, whole genome shotgun sequence includes the following:
- the gabrp gene encoding gamma-aminobutyric acid receptor subunit pi: MCVHLHTLMTLCLTFTQGGCMYSSNHWGELNDSQLQPTIQKLMKGYNRYLRPNFNGDPVEIGMSLDIASIDAISEINMDYTATIFLRQRWRDSRLVFPGNESVSVDGRLVSLLWIPDTFIPDSKRSFLHDVTVENRLIRIFSNGTVLYALRITATIACNMDLTKYPMDRQVCTLQLESWGYNLQDVVFYWTRGNDSVKGLDILRLAQYSVESYYTSVSRAVYETGQYPKLVLHFALRRNVLFFILETYVPSILLVVLSWVSFWISQSSVPARTCIGVTTVLTMTTLMMGARTSLPNANCFIKAIDVYLGICFTFIFGALVEYACAHFYTMQHQTVEDLHRELLRELNESNGNGSMPFISSRQSNHPVEIGSTAEEITEQSANSDTRNNAGSKEKASRQGCGLSSVKNASRRAAAVFTVENPHNIDRHSRTAFPAAFLFVNILYWCYYLFL; this comes from the exons ATGTGCGTCCATCTGCACACGCTCATGACCCTCTGCCTGACCTTCACACAGGG TGGTTGTATGTATTCGAGCAACCACTGGGGAGAATTGAACGACTCTCAGCTTCAGCCAACAATTCAGAAGCTGATGAAAGGCTACAACCGCTACCTCAGGCCTAATTTCAATG GGGATCCTGTGGAAATTGGAATGAGTCTTGACATCGCTAGCATTGATGCCATCTCTGAAATCAATATG GACTACACCGCAACCATCTTCCTCCGTCAGCGCTGGCGTGACTCCAGGCTGGTGTTCCCGGGTAATGAGAGCGTCAGCGTGGACGGGCGCCTCGTGTCCCTGCTGTGGATCCCTGACACTTTCATCCCAGACTCCAAGCGCTCCTTCCTGCATGACGTCACGGTGGAAAACCGCCTAATACGCATCTTCAGCAATGGGACTGTTCTCTATGCCCTACG CATCACGGCTACGATTGCCTGCAACATGGACCTGACCAAGTACCCCATGGACAGACAGGTGTGCACCCTGCAGCTGGAGAGCT gGGGCTACAACCTGCAGGACGTGGTGTTCTACTGGACCAGAGGGAATGATTCAGTGAAGGGTCTTGACATACTGCGGCTGGCTCAGTACAGCGTAGAGAGCTACTATACATCAGTGTCACGGGCAGTGTATGAGACAG GACAATACCCTAAGCTAGTGTTGCATTTCGCACTGCGTAGAAACGTGCTGTTCTTTATCTTGGAGACGTATGTTCCCTCCATTCTGCTGGTGGTTCTCTCCTGGGTCTCTTTCTGGATCAGCCAGTCCTCTGTCCCAGCCAGAACCTGCATTG GAGTGACAACAGTGCTGACAATGACCACACTGATGATGGGCGCCCGCACTTCCCTCCCCAATGCCAACTGCTTCATCAAGGCCATCGATGTTTATCTGGGAATCTGCTTCACCTTCATCTTTGGTGCCCTGGTGGAGTACGCCTGTGCCCACTTCTACACCATGCAGCACCAGACCGTAGAGGATTTACACAGG GAGCTTCTGAGGGAGCTCAATGAATCCAATGGAAACGGCTCGATGCCCTTCATCAGCTCCAGACAGTCCAACCACCCTGTGGAGATCGGCTCCACTGCAGAGGAGATCACCGAGCAGTCGGCGAACAGTGACACAAGGAACAATGCTGGGTCAAAGGAGAAGGCGTCACGACAGGGCTGCGGCCTGTCTTCAGTGAAGAACGCATCACGTAGggctgcagctgtcttcactgtGGAAAATCCGCACAACATTGATCGCCACTCTCGCACCGCTTTCCCCGCAGCGTTCCTCTTCGTCAATATCCTCTACTGGTGTTACTATCTCTTTCTCTGA